The genomic region AAGGTAAATAGACCGGTTTTGTCAGGAATTCTACAGAGCCACAAAACAAGAATTTAAATATTGAAACGAAGTACCTTTGGAAGTATCTTTGATCTCATGGGGTGGTTACATCAAAGACACGTATGTTGACGGTGAAAAAAATCATGAAAACAAAGAAATCAGTGACTACTTTTTGTGTACTTTGTGTATTGGCATGTGCTGTTGTGATGACCAGCGGCTGCACGGATGATACCAACAGTAACAGTGATATTGAAAATTATGCTACATATTCAGATTCAGAAAATGGATTTACTGTAAAATACCCGGCTACCTGGGAAAAGATGGAAACTACGAGCAGAGTGACGTTCAAGAATAACGAAACAAATGCTTTTGCCAATATAGCTGTTTTAAGTATGTCTTCACTGGGTGCGACTTCACTTGAAGAGGTTGTCGACTCATATGGCGCTCCCGGCGGCAAATATACTACCTTCAATGGATATGAGGCGTACGAGGCAATTGCAAGCGACCCATCCGACATTGATACCAGAGACATCCTTTTCGTTGAAGGAGACAGATTATTCATACTGGGCTATATCAGCTATCTGGAAAACAAAAATGATGTCGAAACCATGAATACCATTCTTGAATCTATTGAAGTGCAATAATAGTTATTAGCATCCTGATTGTGCTCTTCAGGTTTTGAAGAGTGCAATTTGGAGATTTTATTGGAAATCGCGGGTTATTTGAAACATTGTTCCTCATGTAGAAAATAAGTTGATAAATTTGTGTAACAGAGGATCGTAGCAAAGTTATTAATCAATGAAATCTTAAATGTGAATTGTTATGGATAATTATAGAATTGATGAATTTGCACCAATCGATTCCATATTAAACAGTTTTTCAACAGACATGTTTGATGGAATTACATTTATCATGAGGCCTGTAGTTGGCGGTATTGATTATTTGAGGTCTATGCATCAATCTTATTTATTCAAAAAAGAGATTAACAAAATCTCGAATTTTGATTTTGAAACCCGGGAAAAAATAATTGATTTTTTCACGGATATCGTTGCTGGCAGGATATTTGATGAAGAGTTCATTGATGAATTGGAAAGAAAAGTGTCCGAATTAGACGAGATTAGAGATATCTTCAAGGAACTAAACCACAGAAGATTGAATATTGAGCAAAAACAGATACATCATATTTTGAATTTGTCTCTTAGAAAACTCAATGGCAGGATAGTTTCAATCAGAGATGAAATAAATTCACGAATGTGGGATGATGGTGAAGACATTACGCAATTATTGCTGCTTGATCAGGTATTTTATTTAATTCAGGAAATGATTAAAGAAGCTTTGGATATCCCACATAGCAAGTTAGCTGATTCAAATATCTGGAATGAAATAATATTTTCATTACTTTATATAGAAGCATTTCACAGAAAAAAAGTTTCATATCTGGATTTTCAGAATTTTTTGTCCAGCCTGAGTTTATACAATTATAAAGAAAGCAAGAATGTAAAGGATAATGACGCCATTTTTGAAGCTTTAGTGGTTTAACATGAATTATTCCATTGATTCCAATATTTTAATTGCTTTGATAAACCCTAAAGACAGGCTTCACAAAAGAGCAATATCAATAATGAAAAATGGCAGAAATGACTATATTATTTTATGTTCAACCGTCTTATCCGAATCTCAAAATCTTTTCAGGAATCGTATAAACCAGATTATTGTTGAGATTATTCAGTTTTTGCCTAATTTCCAAAATAAGAAAATGTCCCAAATGGAATATCAGGAACAATTGATAATCTCTTTTAAGAAAATAAAATCATCCAATCCCGGAATATCTAATTTTTTGGATCTGGTCTATAATGAGATACTTAAATTTCTAAAAGACAACGATAGTCATATGCTTCCTGCTTTTTTATCCCAGCTTGCTATAAACTATTCTCAGTCACTATACAAGAAACTGGATGATATGCACTCAAATGATGGTAAAATAATATTGTTAAACCACAATCATCTGAAAGCTGTGAAAGAAGCAACTATTGGTACGTACTTCAAAGACCCAAATGATGAAAGAATCTTTTTTGAACTCATGACGAATCTCCTTGATATTGTTCCCATTAACTTTTACACAGGTGACTCTGAATTTGTTAAAAAGATAAACAAAAGTTATCCGTCTTGTCTTGTGTATTTCAAATTAAATGACAACTCGTTTTCATGCTGTTTAGTGAAAGATTGAAAATATGAAAAATAAAGAGGTATCCATCCAACATTGATACCAGAGACATCCTTTTTATTGACTGAGACAGATTGTTCATACTGGGCCATATCAGCTATCTGAAAGACATGGTTATTTAGAATTCAGATAATCGCTAAATATTTTCAAATATTCTATAGAAAATCCAAAACCTGTGACATTGTAAGCTATTCCTTTGTTTCTTTCAAAGATATCAGAACATTCTTTGAGAGCTATGTAAACATGCTCAGGAACTGATTCTTTCTCAATTTCCATCATGTGTTTGTAAAGATCACACAAAATAATTATACCCATTTTGCAGGGATCAATTGTAAACATTCCTGGCTCCGGACTCGTATTAAATGGATATATTCGACAAATAGTTGGCCTGTATTCATATGCACCACACTTCCCTGATTCTGATAAAAATGGACAAGGATTCTTTAGAGAGTAATACGTGGTGCTGTTGGTGACTCTAAAATCAAGATCTTCTGTTTTTGCTTTTGATACATTACTTAATTCTTTCAAGTCAATTGCATCCATCTCAATTGTTTTTGCCTTACAACAATGTGCAGGACAATCAGATGGACATTCATAGTGAGAGAGAATATTTGTGGCAATTTGATATATGATTGTATCTTTTAATCTTATTTTTGTGGACATATATTAGATTTTATAATGTATAATATAAAAACATAGTTAAATGTTCTTTGTGAATTCGCCAGTCATAATCTCCACGCTTGAAATATACAGAACTTTCAGACCACCATACATTTATACCAAGATTCCTTTAATAAATTTGGGAATGTTGCCGGTTGAGTACAAAATATTGCCATTAATTAATACCTCACTTAATTAATGGAAACTACCTGTAACCTGGTATTATTGACACACCCACTCCCACACAAACCCGTCTTATTTTAGTCAATAATACCCATTCCCATCGTGCATCATTATGGCATTCGTCATTTGTTTTCAGAAATGTTTATATGTAGCCATAATAGACATTATTATGTACTCAATGGGCTGGATAGCGTGGGGCCTGGGTACGGCGTCGGGTGGATATATTCGACGCCATTCATATTATACTACTATTTTACAACCTGTTTCTTAGGATACCAGGAACTTTGCACTTTCCTGGTAACTCACACCACCAGATTAAGATCTAAACTTCCATCCCTGAAATGTCCAGATCCGGAACCTTTGACCGAAGAAGATCTTCTATTCTTTGACAATACAGATCCATCTGACCTGGACACATCAGAAGTACGTGACTACCTGCAGGAGGTTGGCCTACTTGATTCCAACGATGATAAACGTAACAACTAATGATTTTATAATCCAGGGATCCACCCTTCACACTTCCCACGCCTTAACCATGTGGATCCTTCAAAACATCCTAGCTGCCTTTCTCTTAGGTCTCTTTATGGGTCTGACTGGTGCTCTGTTCTATGAATCAAATAAGAACTATGTAACTCCCTGGTTGTTTGAGACTGCTATCCCCTGGATAGTAGGGAAGATTAACGGTTCCCAAAAATAAAAGTGTTAAATTGATTGTGTAGTATGGTATCCTAATAGATTTATACATTCGATGTATAAATTTACAATTATGTCCAAAGAAGGTAAACTCGTTTGAGACGCACATACTGCACTTAAAAAGATATTATCCAATTATTCATGCCCTTCTGACTGTTTTGCTTTTTGTTGCACATCTCAAGATATTGAGTTAATAGAAAAAGAGCTCAATACATTACGCAAAGGAACTAAAGAAAATATAACAGATATAGAGTTCACTGAATTTGATGGCAATAGAACATACATAATAAAACCACCATGTAGGTATTTATCAGAATCTAATAGATGTACTGTTTATAGGTGGAGACCTGAGGTTTGTAAATCATTTCCTTTTAATTTTCATCCTGAAACGCACATGTTTGTTGTATATCCATGTAAACTAGGAGTAGATATCTGTAAAGATTTTTATGCGTTTAAGAGTCAAAAAACAAATGAACCTGTTCCATTACATAAGATTAGAAATTTGGAAGCTGAATCCGAATTGTATTACGATGATACAAATGATGATGCGCAAATATCATTCACTAAAATGAGTTTTTCTGAGACAATTGAATTTAGTAAGTTCCTTAAATCTAAAAAATAGGGTTTAGAGCTCATGGAGGATTGTTCGACGTATGAAGGTGGGATGTATTCTGCTGTAAGCTTAAATTGTATCTCAAATTAAAATTATGAAGATAGGAACCTTTATTATTTTGAACAGTGTTTAGTTGTGATATGCTGTATTTTATCTTGGATTTGCTTTCAGCAGAAGTGAACAGAGAAATTCTACTTTCATGTTCTATATTTGGTTATGCTTTGTTCTTTATATATTTCTATGGAAGTAAATCATGGACTGATTTTTCAGAGATAGATAAAGTAGGCATATCTCTCGTTTTTGGTTTTATTACTTTTTATTTCTTGCTTCTTCCGTTGTATACTCTTTTAACTGCTTTTATTAATATTATCAATTTCACAAGCGAAGATATGATTATGAATCCTGTTGCTGATGTATCTTTGTACAGAACTGGATTTTTTCTTTTAATTGGCTACCTAATTGCTTATAGGAGGAAAGTTAAAGTTGCCCTGATTGAATGCAAAAGATTGCATATGCATATTAATTATGCTATTTTGATATTACTTCTGTTGATTTTAGTAATCATGGCTCTATCTGAGATAATTAGTCTGACTGCAACACATTACTCAGTTTACTTTATGCATTTTGCATATATTTGTCTTGCATGCTGGCTTCCGATTTTACTTTTGTTAATTCTAAATATAGCAATATTTTATGAAGAAAATGATAAACTAGACTCACTTATAAGATTAGAATCGCTGAATATATCATCACGTTTAAAAATATTCATGATTGCTCTTATTTTGTTATCATTTATAGCAATTGGTACAGCCTCATTAATACCTAGTATAGATACAGAAGATGGGGATACTGTAATTGTTGTAGATGAGTTTCCAGTTGAGCATAATTTGTCACGTATTTCAGCTGATAAAATAGTTTACCGGCATTATACAATTAATCATCCTCTCGCTTTAGACTGGGTAAGGGTTGAGACGGAATACAATGTAGTTAGTGCATCGAAGGGAGGATTTAACAGGAAAACTACAGACTACTATGTAAATGATAATTATTTTATTATCAATGAAATCAATGAAACTAAAGTATCTGTAGTGATGACTGATGAAATATGCATGGACAATGTGGTATCTTTAGATGCAGAGATTCCAGAATATAAAAATGAAACATGTTATGCAAAAATACACCTAGTAAACAATTTACCTGTAACATTGCAAATTCAAGATTTCTCATTTGATTTGCATGATAACTACAAGCCCGTAAAAGTGGTTGTTAATTACAATAGATCAGGAGAGTTAAAATCTTATTCATGGACAGAAAACAATACAGAGAGGGATATTGTGACTGTTAAAGGGAGCGATCTACTTATACGCTGTTATGACTTAGATGAGGTAAATGATAGTGTCGATGTTTATGCCGTTTTGAAGCTAAAATAAGCAATTTAACTGAGGTACACAAGACAGATACTCTTTCCTCACAAGTTCCGGATCAAATTCCAGGTAATTATTAGCCCAGGTCTTTTTCTTTAATGAATCTCCCCTGAGCCTTGATGTATACTTCCTGCATCCCTGCTCTAAAAACAAAATAAAACAAAGTCTAGTAACAATCTTAATTTTAAGAAAAAAAATTGAGTGCGCCGACCGGGATTCGAACCCGGGTTTAAGGCTTGGAAGGCCTCAGTCATAGCCACTAAACCACCAGCGCAGTTTGGACACCCAATACAGTGCTTTTTCCAATATAATCTTTTCGCCTGATAATGAATATAATCCGGGGTAGTATTTAAAAGAGGAAGCAATCACAGGGAATATTCTTCCCTGAGTTCCTTTATTCTGTCGCGAAGTTCTGCCGCCCTCTCAAATTCAAGGTTCTTGGCAGCAAGGTGCATATCAGCCTCAAGGTCAATGATAATATCTTTGATTTCACGAGCCGAAGCATCCTCTGCAATTGCCATCACACCGGAAGCAAGCTGGTATTTCTCACCCTTCACAAGTTCTTTTTGCAGAGCCTTGCGAATTGTAGTTGGCGTAATACCATGCTTCTCGTTAAACTCCATCTGAAGCTTGCGACGCCTCTCGGTTTCACTGATAGCACGCTCCATAGAACCAGTCATATTGTCAGCATACAGGATGACACGACCTTCCGAGTTCCTTGAAGCACGTCCGATAGTCTGGATAAGTGAACGCTCCGAGCGCAGGAAACCCTCCTTATCAGCATCCAGTATCGCAACAAAAGAAACCTCAGGAATATCAAGACCCTCTCGCAGCAGGTTAATTCCGATAAGCACATCGAACTCACCTTTTCTCAAATCCCTGACAATCTCCGCACGTTGAAGAGTATCGATATCCGAGTGCATATATCGCACCCTGATGCCCAGCTCCAGAAGATATTCAGTCAGATCCTCGGACATCCTTTTAGTCAGAGTCGTCACAAGAATCCTGAATCCTTTCGCAGTTACCTTGCGAATCTCACCGATAAGGTCATCCACCTGATTCTCAACCGGCCGGACAGTAATTTCAGGATCAACAAGGCCTGTAGGACGGATAATCTGCTCAACCACAGCCTTGCTTTTCTCAACCTCATATTCCGCAGGAGTTGCAGAAACATAAATAACATTGTCAAGCTGCCTCTCAAACTCATCATAACGCAGCGGCCTGTTATCAAGAGCCGAAGGCAACCTGAAACCGTACTCTACCAGTGACTGCTTCCTTGCCCTGTCACCGTTGTGCATTCCGCGTACCTGCGGGATGGTTACATGTGATTCATCAATAACCAGAAGATAATCATCAGGGAAGAAATTAAGCAGAGAAGATGGAGGCTCGCCGGGACGGCGACCGTCAAAGTGCCGAGAGTAATTCTCAATACCACTGCAATAACCAAGCTCACGGATCATCTCCATGTCAAACTTGGTCCTCTGTTCCAGCCTTTGAGCTTCAAGCAAACGGTTCTCCGACCTCAGCACAGCCAGCCTGTCATGAAGTTCAGCTTCAATTGTGCCCAGAGCCTTGTCAATATATTCCTCCGGCATAACGAAGTGTTTGGCAGGATAGATACCGATTGTCTCACCCTGAAGCACTTCTTCCAGCACTTTTCCAGTCAGAGTATCAAAATAAGCAATCCTGTCAATCTCATCACCAAAAAGCTCGACTCTTATCCCTTCCTTCTCCTGTGCCGGAAATATTTCAATCGTATCCCCACGCAAACGGAAAGTACCCTGTGTAAAATCAATATCATTCCTTTCATACTGAATATTGATAAGTGATTCAAGGAAAGCAGGTCTGTCAATCTCCATTCCGGGAGTGAGCATCACAGACATAGCTCTCCACTCATCAGGAGAACCGAGGTTGTAGATGCAGGAAACACTGGAAACCACAATAACATCTTTGCGCTCCAGCAGAGCTTTGGTTGCCGAAAGTCTCAGCCTGTCTATTTCTTCGTTGATTGACGCATCCTTTTCGATATAAGTATCAGTTGTAGGCAGGTAAGCCTCCGGCTGGTAATAATCGTAATAACTGACAAAATACTCAACGGCATTATCCGGGAAGAATTCCCGGAACTCAGAAAATAGCTGTGCAGCAAGGGTTTTGTTGTGTGCTATCACAAGAGTTGGTTTTTGCACATTCTGTATGACATTGGCTACTGTGAAGGTCTTTCCTGAACCTGTCACACCGAGCAATGTCTGGTGTTTCTTTCCTGCAAGCATACCTTCTGTAAGCTGGGAAATTGCCTTGGGCTGATCACCCTTCGGACTGTATTCAGAAACTAGTTTGAAAGGACGCATCAATATGTGTATTGAGCCGAAAGCCTATAAACGTATTCACAGGCGAAGTGCATGCGTATTTCATTTCTAAAAACAGGATTTCACCGGTAAACAATATCACTGCCTCACCACACGATTCACAGGCATGTCATGAAATAATCCCCAAGTTCACCGGGAGAATATCAGGAAATACAACAGCATCAGCACAATTGCCAGTATCATCAGTGTCTGGGCACTCTTATTGTCCGAACCGATTATAACCGGAATTGGCCCTATCATAATAAGACCGCTTCCTCTTACCTCTGTTTTATCAGAAACTGGCCCATTATCATCACGTGGATTAGAAGGATCAGAATAAGCTGAATTTGAATTTAAAGAGTATTCATCCTTTATTTCAGTATTCTGAGAGTTAGACACACCTGAAATGAAGATTAAAATAAAACCTGCAATGATCAACAGCATCCCTAATAATATCAAGCTACCACCAAGCATCACAGTCCCCTCCTTGCTAACAGATAGATCACAGCTATCAGGACACCTGCCCAGAGCATGGATGACGTAATTTCCGGAGATGATCCAAATGCAATTGGTACCGGACCTATCATGAAAAGGCCACCAAAATCGCCACTGCCACTGAAAGAAGAAAGTATTACACCGGCAAAAACAAGGAAAAATCCAAGGAATATGAGTAGTGAACCCAGTTGTGAAAGCTCCTGTGGCGAACGCATGAGAATCAGTATGTTAAAGGTCTGTTAAATAAGTAACAGTAAAAGAATATTGTTTTTAAAAAATAAATATCCCTAAAAAGAAAAGTTAGTACTGGAACCTATAATCCTGAGGCATTGATGCCATCTGGTCAATGCCCATATCGGATTCGGGTTCAAGCTCGTCTGCAATGTAGCGGTACTCACGCTGTGTCCTGTTCCCCCTGCGTGCAAGAATGTTCTTGCGGAACATACGAGAGAGATATGTAGACACTGTACTCTGTTTTATTTCACCGTAAATACGCTCGTACTGCTTCTGAATATCCTGTGATGAGAACCAGATTCTCGGGTATTCGTACTTCAGGAAGAGTTCCAGACGTTCATTGATTGTCAGTGAATTGTCATTCATCCTATCATGAAGTGAAGGAACCTTGCGTTGTGGTGCTGCCTGTCGCTGAACCTGTAACGGAGCTTCAATATTAGGTACAGCCGACATCATCTGTTGGTTAGGATTCATTGTTTGGCGGACCGTAGATGACAGTGGTGGTGTCGGCTGTCCATACCCATATTGCTGAACCCCCACAGGAGGTAGAGTGTTGGGTTGTATATATTGCGGCGGCAATTGATAATCATTAATTGTATTCGGAACTGAATTCTGTCCCGGTTGTGGTGCATAAGCCTGCCTGAACTGTTGAGTTTGTGGCGGCACAGGCTGTGCAGGAATCTGTGTTTGCTGTACCGGCATCTGTGAATACTGTTGCTGGTACTGCTGTGATTGATTCACCTGCTGCGCTGGCTGTTGAGAAATAACAGGAGGCTGCTGAACAAATTGTGGTTGGTATACATTCTGTCCGGCAATATTTTCCTGAGAATTAGTAGTATTAGAAGGAGCTAATGCATTTTGCATCATGTTAGGTGAATTGGACGAAGGTTCGGAAATAGTTCTAGTCTCGTCTGCATATATGTTCAGGAATGCCAACTGACTGTGCCTGTCAGCAATCCCGAACTCGGCGCTTGCTTTTTTAGTGCCATCGTCGTTGATGATCTCAAGCCGAACCTTCATCCTTTTTGCCTCTTTGCGGATCCATTCATCCCCTCAGATGTAGTGATGGATTCACAAAACCATTTATCCCCTCAGACTCATGGTGTTGCTCATTAATCTTGATCCGTTATCTTGTGAATACATCAGGAACACACTGTTTCTCTGTGCTTCACAATACATACATGGGTTTAATATTATATAAATATTTGCTCTAATAATATGTATCAACATGTTTTAAAGTAAATCAAAGCAATAATAGAGCTTTATTTAAAAATTAAAACATTCAATACACATTGAAGACAAATCACACAATTCGTCTACAATACAACAACTGCAATAATAATAGATAAATATTTCGTTTTTTGTCGAATTTAACAGTAATTATGTGTGCTGAAAAAACAGAAACAGATTTTAAGCTTTATTAAAGCCAATTAAATGGTTATTAAGTATTTTTTATCAAAATAAAAGTCAAAGGAAGCACAAAAAGAATACAAAACTGTTTTTTGTGATAAGCTTAAAAAAGACATTTCAGGCCATTTTAGCAATATGAGAGGTAGTACAAAAATAAAGATGCTGCGAACAAAAGCATGATGCATTGGTGCAGTCGCCTTTATATCCAATGATACCCATAGTAAGCCCCTATGTCAAATAGTAGTGCTGAATCACCAATTGACAATATTAGTTCAAAGATAAAGACTCAGATAGAGTCCAATTCTCTTGACGAAAAAGATGTGGAGACCTTACTCCATGAAATTGAATTACTTAAAGTCAATAACGAAAACATGCGGGCAAAGTTGCTTGAAGCAAGCATGCTGGCAAACAATTATCTTGAAGAGACAAGCAAGCTCAAGAGACAGATAGAGCAGCTCACAACCCCACCACTTTTCATCGCCACAGTCATGGAAGTTGACAACGGAACGGCACTTATCAGACAGCATGGAAACAACCAGGAAGTTGTGACCAAGATACCAGCCAATATTAATGTTGAGGCAGGTATGAGAGTTTGCGTGAATGCCGCATTCTCTATTATATCTATCATCTCCAGAGCTGCGGACGTGCGTGCCCAGGTTATGGAGCTTATCAACTCTCCGGGAATCGACTATGACATGATAGGCGGCCTTGATGATGTCCTGAAAGAGGTTATCGAATCTGTGGAACTTCCGCTTGTCGAGCCGGAGTTGTTCGAGAAGATAGGAATTGAGCCTCCAACAGGTGTGCTGATGTACGGCGCTCCGGGAACAGGTAAGACCCTTATCGCAAAGGCTGTTGCTTCAAGAGCAAATGCTACATTTATCAGGATGTCAGGTTCAGACCTTGTGCAGAAGTTTGTGGGAGAAGGCGCACGCCTTGTGAAAGATGTGTTCCAGATGGCTCGCGACAAGTCCCCATCCATCCTTTTCATTGATGAGATTGATGCTGTGGGTGGCATGCGTACACACGATGGTACCACAGGTTCTGCGGAAGTGAACCGTACCATGCTTCAGCTCCTTGCTGAGATGGATGGTTTTGATGCAACCAGAAATGTTAAGGTCATTGCCGCAACCAACAGGATAGATCTTCTTGACCCTGCACTGCTTCGTCCGGGAAGATTTGACCGTGTTATTGAGGTTCCACTCCCTGATGAGAAGGGACGCTTTGAGATTTTCAAGATTCACACCCGCAAGATGAACATGGCTGAGGATGTGGACTTTGAGAAACTCGCAAAGATGACAAACGGCCTCAGTGGTGCAGATATTAAAATTATCACAAAGGAAGCCGGAATGTTCGTTCTCAGAAGACGCGGAGACAGCATCAAAATGCAGGATCTCCTTGACGCTTATGAGAAAGTCGTTTCCGAGGAAGAAGAACAAACTTCCCCATACAGTATGTTTGCATAAATCGCAAGCATACACCCTTTTTCATCAAACGAAAGATTAATATGCTTTGAGTGACTTTCAAGGGTGCTGACAAGCAAAGCAGATTGCTCCGATAGTGTAGCACGGCCAATCATGCAGGACTCTCACTCCTGCGACTGGGGTTCGAATCCCCATCGGAGCATCCGTCTCTATTTCTTTTAACTTTACCTAAACTTAATTTATAATTTTATATAGATTAATCTTTTTAACTGTGCTATATATTTCTCTATAGAGTCTATGTTCCAACAAAATATAAAGGATAATTTTAGTCCTAATCCTCGGTGGGACTAAAAAATGGAACTTTTAAGTCAATATTTGCATGACTGCAAGGTCAGGGGTAGGACTTGCCGCACTATTGAGAGCTATAAAAGTAGTGTCAAAGAATTCCTGGAATATTTTGAGGATCCTATTTCCCTGGACAAACACGACATAGTATTATATCTGGAGTACCTGCAGGAAAAAGGAAAGAAACCAAGCACTATCCAGAGGGACTTTTCAGCCATTTCCGGATTTTATGAATATTTGATTTTTGTTGATCTGGCAACAGCAAACCCTATTCCACAGATTAGAGCTCGCTATCTTGATCAAAGTTATGAACCGGACAGAAGATTCATTCCGGAACTTCAGGACCTGAGAGCCATTATCCGAGCCATGGAGAACGACCAGGACGAAACAATAATGGAGCAGGCAATGATTTGCACCCTGGCAAAGACTGCCTCCAGGAGAGGAGAATACATGGAGCTCAAAGTGGATGACATTGACATGTCTAGGAATGAGATCTACTGGAGCAGGAAAAAGAAAAGAAAAGTACGCCTGGGATTCATTGATGATGAACTACACGATATCCTGGAAAGATATTTCGAATGGAGAGCCCCAAGAGCAAAGACTGATTACCTCTGGATCTCCAAGCGCGGAGGAAGGATCCATAAAGATTATACTAACGATATCCTGCAACATTACGCTACACCCCTGGGCTTGCATCAGCCTGGAGGACCACTGCACAAGCGTTTAACCTGCCATTGTCTCAGAGGATTTGCCACCACTCAACTGGAAAGATCCGGAATGAAAGAGCTATACATCCACTGGCTCAGAGGTGACAGTATGAAAAAGGATGCAATGAGGCAACATTACATAAACTTCGATCCGGAGATCATTCGCCAGGAATATCTGCAACACGTTCCAAAAATCACATATTTTTA from Methanolobus tindarius DSM 2278 harbors:
- a CDS encoding PsbP-related protein, with protein sequence MKTKKSVTTFCVLCVLACAVVMTSGCTDDTNSNSDIENYATYSDSENGFTVKYPATWEKMETTSRVTFKNNETNAFANIAVLSMSSLGATSLEEVVDSYGAPGGKYTTFNGYEAYEAIASDPSDIDTRDILFVEGDRLFILGYISYLENKNDVETMNTILESIEVQ
- a CDS encoding proteasome-activating nucleotidase; the encoded protein is MSNSSAESPIDNISSKIKTQIESNSLDEKDVETLLHEIELLKVNNENMRAKLLEASMLANNYLEETSKLKRQIEQLTTPPLFIATVMEVDNGTALIRQHGNNQEVVTKIPANINVEAGMRVCVNAAFSIISIISRAADVRAQVMELINSPGIDYDMIGGLDDVLKEVIESVELPLVEPELFEKIGIEPPTGVLMYGAPGTGKTLIAKAVASRANATFIRMSGSDLVQKFVGEGARLVKDVFQMARDKSPSILFIDEIDAVGGMRTHDGTTGSAEVNRTMLQLLAEMDGFDATRNVKVIAATNRIDLLDPALLRPGRFDRVIEVPLPDEKGRFEIFKIHTRKMNMAEDVDFEKLAKMTNGLSGADIKIITKEAGMFVLRRRGDSIKMQDLLDAYEKVVSEEEEQTSPYSMFA
- a CDS encoding YkgJ family cysteine cluster protein; this translates as MSTKIRLKDTIIYQIATNILSHYECPSDCPAHCCKAKTIEMDAIDLKELSNVSKAKTEDLDFRVTNSTTYYSLKNPCPFLSESGKCGAYEYRPTICRIYPFNTSPEPGMFTIDPCKMGIIILCDLYKHMMEIEKESVPEHVYIALKECSDIFERNKGIAYNVTGFGFSIEYLKIFSDYLNSK
- a CDS encoding TIGR00304 family membrane protein; translation: MLGGSLILLGMLLIIAGFILIFISGVSNSQNTEIKDEYSLNSNSAYSDPSNPRDDNGPVSDKTEVRGSGLIMIGPIPVIIGSDNKSAQTLMILAIVLMLLYFLIFSR
- a CDS encoding TIGR00304 family membrane protein is translated as MRSPQELSQLGSLLIFLGFFLVFAGVILSSFSGSGDFGGLFMIGPVPIAFGSSPEITSSMLWAGVLIAVIYLLARRGL
- a CDS encoding P-loop NTPase family protein → MDNYRIDEFAPIDSILNSFSTDMFDGITFIMRPVVGGIDYLRSMHQSYLFKKEINKISNFDFETREKIIDFFTDIVAGRIFDEEFIDELERKVSELDEIRDIFKELNHRRLNIEQKQIHHILNLSLRKLNGRIVSIRDEINSRMWDDGEDITQLLLLDQVFYLIQEMIKEALDIPHSKLADSNIWNEIIFSLLYIEAFHRKKVSYLDFQNFLSSLSLYNYKESKNVKDNDAIFEALVV
- the uvrB gene encoding excinuclease ABC subunit UvrB, which produces MRPFKLVSEYSPKGDQPKAISQLTEGMLAGKKHQTLLGVTGSGKTFTVANVIQNVQKPTLVIAHNKTLAAQLFSEFREFFPDNAVEYFVSYYDYYQPEAYLPTTDTYIEKDASINEEIDRLRLSATKALLERKDVIVVSSVSCIYNLGSPDEWRAMSVMLTPGMEIDRPAFLESLINIQYERNDIDFTQGTFRLRGDTIEIFPAQEKEGIRVELFGDEIDRIAYFDTLTGKVLEEVLQGETIGIYPAKHFVMPEEYIDKALGTIEAELHDRLAVLRSENRLLEAQRLEQRTKFDMEMIRELGYCSGIENYSRHFDGRRPGEPPSSLLNFFPDDYLLVIDESHVTIPQVRGMHNGDRARKQSLVEYGFRLPSALDNRPLRYDEFERQLDNVIYVSATPAEYEVEKSKAVVEQIIRPTGLVDPEITVRPVENQVDDLIGEIRKVTAKGFRILVTTLTKRMSEDLTEYLLELGIRVRYMHSDIDTLQRAEIVRDLRKGEFDVLIGINLLREGLDIPEVSFVAILDADKEGFLRSERSLIQTIGRASRNSEGRVILYADNMTGSMERAISETERRRKLQMEFNEKHGITPTTIRKALQKELVKGEKYQLASGVMAIAEDASAREIKDIIIDLEADMHLAAKNLEFERAAELRDRIKELREEYSL
- a CDS encoding YkgJ family cysteine cluster protein, which translates into the protein MLSNYSCPSDCFAFCCTSQDIELIEKELNTLRKGTKENITDIEFTEFDGNRTYIIKPPCRYLSESNRCTVYRWRPEVCKSFPFNFHPETHMFVVYPCKLGVDICKDFYAFKSQKTNEPVPLHKIRNLEAESELYYDDTNDDAQISFTKMSFSETIEFSKFLKSKK
- a CDS encoding tyrosine-type recombinase/integrase, whose amino-acid sequence is MELLSQYLHDCKVRGRTCRTIESYKSSVKEFLEYFEDPISLDKHDIVLYLEYLQEKGKKPSTIQRDFSAISGFYEYLIFVDLATANPIPQIRARYLDQSYEPDRRFIPELQDLRAIIRAMENDQDETIMEQAMICTLAKTASRRGEYMELKVDDIDMSRNEIYWSRKKKRKVRLGFIDDELHDILERYFEWRAPRAKTDYLWISKRGGRIHKDYTNDILQHYATPLGLHQPGGPLHKRLTCHCLRGFATTQLERSGMKELYIHWLRGDSMKKDAMRQHYINFDPEIIRQEYLQHVPKITYFYSKYRDADINCKSYTAIC